A DNA window from Pleurodeles waltl isolate 20211129_DDA chromosome 12, aPleWal1.hap1.20221129, whole genome shotgun sequence contains the following coding sequences:
- the AP1S1 gene encoding AP-1 complex subunit sigma-1A isoform X1: MGHRNGEMRFMLLFSRQGKLRLQKWYVAISDREKKKLVRELMQVVLARKPKMCSFLEWRDLKIVYKRYASLYFCCAVEGQDNELITLELIHRYVELLDKYFGSVCELDIIFNFEKAYFILDEFLMGGEIQDTSKKSVLKAIEQADMLQEEDESPRSVLEEMGLA; encoded by the exons ATGCGCTTCATGCTGCTGTTCAGCCGCCAAGGCAAGCTGCGGCTGCAGAAGTGGTACGTGGCCATCTCTGACCGGGAGAAGAAGAAACTGGTGCGAGAGCTCATGCAGGTGGTGCTGGCTCGCAAGCCCAAGATGTGCAGCTTCCTGGAGTGGCGGGACCTGAAGATCGTGTACAAGAG GTACGCCAGTTTATATTTCTGCTGTGCAGTTGAGGGCCAGGATAATGAGCTTATCACTTTGGAACTTATTCATCGATATGTGGAGCTACTCGACAAGTATTTTGGAAGC GTCTGTGAACTCGATATCATCTTCAATTTTGAGAAAGCTTATTTCATCCTGGATGAGTTCTTAATGGGAGGAGAAATCCAAGATACGTCAAAGAAGAGTGTACTCAAGGCCATTGAGCAGGCGGACATGTTGCAGGAA gaggatgagtcacCCCGCAGTGTGTTGGAGGAAATGGGACTTGCATAG
- the AP1S1 gene encoding AP-1 complex subunit sigma-1A isoform X2, protein MMRFMLLFSRQGKLRLQKWYVAISDREKKKLVRELMQVVLARKPKMCSFLEWRDLKIVYKRYASLYFCCAVEGQDNELITLELIHRYVELLDKYFGSVCELDIIFNFEKAYFILDEFLMGGEIQDTSKKSVLKAIEQADMLQEEDESPRSVLEEMGLA, encoded by the exons ATGCGCTTCATGCTGCTGTTCAGCCGCCAAGGCAAGCTGCGGCTGCAGAAGTGGTACGTGGCCATCTCTGACCGGGAGAAGAAGAAACTGGTGCGAGAGCTCATGCAGGTGGTGCTGGCTCGCAAGCCCAAGATGTGCAGCTTCCTGGAGTGGCGGGACCTGAAGATCGTGTACAAGAG GTACGCCAGTTTATATTTCTGCTGTGCAGTTGAGGGCCAGGATAATGAGCTTATCACTTTGGAACTTATTCATCGATATGTGGAGCTACTCGACAAGTATTTTGGAAGC GTCTGTGAACTCGATATCATCTTCAATTTTGAGAAAGCTTATTTCATCCTGGATGAGTTCTTAATGGGAGGAGAAATCCAAGATACGTCAAAGAAGAGTGTACTCAAGGCCATTGAGCAGGCGGACATGTTGCAGGAA gaggatgagtcacCCCGCAGTGTGTTGGAGGAAATGGGACTTGCATAG